The genomic segment TCATAATTATtacaaatactttaaatttattatgaATACTTTGACTATTTATGAGCCAAGCAATCTTAGTATTGCTTGGCTCATTAATAATTTCATCAAGACTAATGaattaatagaataaaaaatatgtaattatgtATAGTAAGAAATTATAATAGCATTAGGAGCATTGTGAAAAGTGACGTCAATAGTACTAAAAATCATAATACATACCTGCAACCTTTAAAACACTTtctattttaagttttctaaaacaaagGTGGATAATAGGCCCAATAATGTGTAATAATCTTTCTTTTAACTATTTAAACCATAAACAGTTCATAGCAGAGCATTGGAAAGGGAAAAATTATATATCTGCAGAAATTATTCTATtatagtatttttattatatttgaaatatttaagtatttttgcaagatatctatttttaaacatatgtaGTATTAAGTGGGGTAGAAACCACATTTGCAAAAGTTACCAATAGAGGCAGCAGAGAGCAGATTCTCTACTCACGGAAACATCGCGATGACACGATCCAGACAAAACCCGGCGGAACTTCTCATGGTTCTTCTTCCTGTTATACTGATCACGTAAGTGGACGtgcttttcagcttttttgttgAAATCTTTACTTATCTAATGCATCGTTCACgtaaacacattattttaacaTCCAGTCAAACATATAGACGCCCGTTCTTATTTATCTGTggatatttaaaggaaaatgggAACTAAATGTAcacttttaaatgaaagaaaatcgCAAAACATGGCGGCGATGCTCGGGTCTTAGGAGAGATTattaaacatgtattttatCCAGGTATAGCAGACAATCcaatgtttggttttgatttgaaCATTTACAGCAAATGGCGGACGACGCCGGTGGTAGAGGAGGTTTTCGCGGAGGCTTTGGCGCAGGTGGCCGCGGTCGTGGCCGTGGACGCGGCAGGGGCCGTGGAAGGGGCCGCGGTGCTCGGGGTGGCAAGTCCGAAGACAAGGAGGtaggatttttatttggatCAAGCTAAACTCGGCTGATTTAAAGTGTTACTTATTAACAGCGATGCTCTTTCCCTTTAGTGGGTTCCCGTCACCAAGCTGGGCCGCCTTGTTAAGGACATGAAGATTAAGACTCTGGAGGAGATCTATCTCTACTCTCTGCCCATCAAGGTAAAAGCATCAGCtactttatataaaatatgcagTGAATATTACTACTTGCTGTGTGATTCTAgggaatgtgtttttttttttttcttttaatcaaaagcTTTTGTGATCTGTCGCTGTTATATATGTGACAAAGTACCTAATGTATGTAGTTTTTACCGGTTTGTGTGTTTAGTGATTGTCCccatagctttttatttttatatgccACATCTGGAATGCAATTTCAGAATGTTATCAagctctgtcactttaaactTATCCTTCTGTCCAACTCAATCTGTCCTACAACTTTCCATTTGTTCAACCAGTTGCTTTTCTGTCATGACAAAATCGGTTACATCCTTCCACCCACGTTTCCCATTTCCATCTTTTCTCTACATCTATCAGTTTGTCCAACTCATCTCAAATCTATTATTCTCTGTCATTGTCTTTTCCTCCAGCTTCCCCTGTTTGGTGGTGCCATATTTGGATTAAAACGCATTTTGGAAAGCTAAAAATCTCAgcctttttgaaatattattattacatgaTGATGAGATGTTGTTCCTGTTTGTAGGAGTCTGAGATCATTGACTTCTTCCTGGGTTCTGGTCTGAAAGACGAGGTCCTGAAGATCATGCCTGTCCAAAAGCAGACCAGGGCTGGTCAGCGCACAAGGTTCAAGGTAAACTGAGTGTCTTGCGACTCGTTTTGTTGAATAGTTGCCCTCTTAATTTTGTCGGTCCTGATTTACAGGCCTTTGTTGCCATTGGCGACTACAACGGCCATGTTGGTCTGGGAGTGAAGTGCTCTAAGGAGGTAGCTACAGCTATCCGTGGAGCCATCATCCTGGCCAAGCTGTCCATCGTTCCAGTCAGGCGAGGTTACTGGGGTAACAAGATCGGCAAACCCCACACTGTGCCCTGCAAGGTGACAGGTCGCTGTGGCTCGGTACTGGTGCGTCTCATCCCGGCTCCCCGTGGTACTGGAATTGTGTCTGCGCCCGTGCCCAAAAAGCTGCTCATGATGGCTGGTATTGATGACTGCTACACCTCCGCCAGGGGCTGCACCGCCACACTTGGCAACTTTGGTAAGTTGGTAACTCTTTAGGTTTTTGGAGTTTAATGCAGAACAAATGAGTCTTTGAGTTTCTTCTTTGCTCTGCAATGGTGTTGCTGTCGTTATCAGGAAAGAAAAGAACGAATACCATACGTCCTCTCTGTTCCCAAGCTACTGTTATTTTTTAGaacagctttgtttgttttgtgcattATCCACTAAGTACCTTTATCTTTTATAGCTAAGGCCACCTTTGATGCCATCTCAAAGACCTACAGCTATCTGACCCCTGATCTGTGGAAGGAAACAGTTTTCACAAAGTCTCCATACCAGGTCAGTGcattggatattttttaaattttatttcttttttaaaaagttgtataTATATGGTTTtggtaaaatcttttttgttgttgtttttttctgttttttcaggaGTTCACCGACCATCTGGCTAAGACTCACACCAGGGTGTCTGTGCAGCGGGGCCAGCCTGTGCCAGCTCCTACCTCCTAAATATTTTGTACAGAAGATCGTTGAATAAACGTTCTGAGATACCACTTGATGTGTTTTGAGTTTTGTATCATGCACAAGTTTCTTTTGCAGTCTGAAAAATAAGAGTAGTGCCGCTGTTGACTTTGTACTTTTAACTTATTTCActataaaattaaagaatttgCTTGGAGGTGGCAACATAGGGATACAAATTCTATGTTTAACCTGTTTTAATAAGTTGGGATTTATTGATCCATTTCAGAGGCAGGTGTTGCTCAGGAGCTCTTACTGAAAAGTGGCTATTTTTGAGGCAttaaaatttatgtatttttcagcatGCATGTAGAGTTTTTGAGCAAACTTGTGATTTAAACGTTTCTAGCGTCTAGAAAATGTAAGCCCAGAAAGGAATACCCATGCTAAATATGTATAGGAACCCAAAGGACTTTCTACCCAATGATTAGTTTAAAGATCTCTTTTGGCTATAATCTTACTGCATCATTCGTTCAGACTTTCAGGGCagtatttttaaagataaatggGGATATTTCAGTGGATATTTCATTAAGTGACCTAAAAACCTGGTGCATcttcatttgaagaaaaatgcagGTGGGGGgacaaaaaaagcacacaaacacattttactcaCATTAACTTCATTTTACAATTCATACACTGGACAGAAAGGGCTGTTTTTAAGCACTCTGGGCCTGAGCTGCaatcattctttctttttgcttcattAGACACTTCCTCGCATCAGCGTAGGCCCCAAGGTCTCCATCTGGGGAAAAATTAGACCACAATTAAAACGTGCAAGGATTCCCTGGGAGAAAAGGTCAAATCTAAACATTCTCTCATGATTTGCTTGAACtcaaagttatgtttttattttaatttcaaaacaagcaacaatttgtcattttagagCCCAGATTCTTCcagtttttgctgtttgaaaaaaaaaaaatttaatgcacACATCTTTATGCATAACAATGTAAGAATGTAATGCACAGTAACACTGTGGCTTAGCTGTAATGTTGCACTAAATGTATCCAGGTTTCAGCAGTGAGATACTTACAGCGTGACAGGTAGTTCTTGGTCACCTCATTGAACTGCTGGATTTCTTTGGTGCAGTTCTGCTGGTAGCTGTGCCCTTCCCTCTGCTGGCAGGCCCTCATTCGTTCCTGGATCACCTTCACAATCTCCTGATCCACTTTACTGTGGCGGGAAAAATGATATCCCAAAGTGGTAACCAAGTTCACTTTCCAAAGAGGAACAGAAGTGACACCTTTCCTTGATCTTGTTCAACATTGGACAAAATCCCAACACTTTGGAAATCAATGGATATAGCTAGATTAGAGCCAAAAAAACCTTATTGATTcttcaataaaaagtttatcCATTTATATCTACGATATAATTGTTTTCCAGATGAAAACACGTTACTTAATATATTTGGGTTTTAGAGCAAGGCAAAATATtaaacttccaaaaaaaaagtaaatgcattttcttgaaaattaaattgctaatttgtgaaataataaaaacagaaatgcaattTGTTGCCTAATGAGAAAACATAATGACAAAACTTATTGAATGAAAATAGGATTCTTTGTACCATTACAGTCATTCTGTtgtgggatttttatttatatagcctactgcatgaataaaaatgcacagaaacCCTGCTAATGCAAGTCTTTCAGacttattttttgaaaacactgATTATTTCTATATCAGCTATTTAGAACCACATTTGGCCTCAGAGATGCCGGATGAAGACTCAGATTTAACTCTAAACAGATTCACACTTCTGTGGACTTCATTGCTCCCAAGAGCAAATTCATAAACAGGcataaatgggtttttttatattgttgttttgcagaTTTAGAGCCTTAAGGTTCCTTGCGTCAGGGTTATGTCTCATATTCCCACACACAGTGTTTTGCAAAggtttatatattattatattacttgTTCCAACTCACTAGTCTCTCCTCCACTGCATGTCAGCCTCGTAGTAGCAGGTGAAGTCTCCCTCCTGGCACTCAGTCAGGTAGGGGACACGGCGAAACTTCTGGTGGTAGTAGACCAGCTTATTTTTAGACCGAATGCTGTCGATAGTATCTGGATAAATAGAGAAACAAGCTTCATGCTGGGGGGAAGGAAAACCAAATGAAGGCTATGTTAGCTTGCTCTGTGTCCTGTTGTTAGCCCCGTTAGCTTCTCTTACCTCTGAATGTGGTGACAGGAAGGTCCACGGTGTAATAGAAGAGTTTAGACAGAATTAGAGCTGGGTTCGGCAGCGCCGTCTGCTTATCCACGGCCGGAGTTTGTCGCGGAGGTTCGGGGTATACTGCTTTATCATAATCGTCGGGCATTTTGTGTCTTGTTTTGCTCAAGATTATACAGATCCTACGGTTCGACCTCGACAGAGTTCCTTTCGAGGTGGCGCATGCGTAGCAGACACACCACAATGGCGAATTAGAGgtcagcaaaaatataaataattttaaaaaataataattttacagcTGCGTTTTTGTGATTATCTTGGGAAAAGGATTTTGATGAGaaataatgtaaaaagtaaaacgaCATTTTTTCTCgaatattgtatttaaaacacGACGGTCGAAAAATAAAGGTTGAG from the Gambusia affinis linkage group LG19, SWU_Gaff_1.0, whole genome shotgun sequence genome contains:
- the rps2 gene encoding 40S ribosomal protein S2 → MADDAGGRGGFRGGFGAGGRGRGRGRGRGRGRGRGARGGKSEDKEWVPVTKLGRLVKDMKIKTLEEIYLYSLPIKESEIIDFFLGSGLKDEVLKIMPVQKQTRAGQRTRFKAFVAIGDYNGHVGLGVKCSKEVATAIRGAIILAKLSIVPVRRGYWGNKIGKPHTVPCKVTGRCGSVLVRLIPAPRGTGIVSAPVPKKLLMMAGIDDCYTSARGCTATLGNFAKATFDAISKTYSYLTPDLWKETVFTKSPYQEFTDHLAKTHTRVSVQRGQPVPAPTS
- the ndufb10 gene encoding NADH dehydrogenase [ubiquinone] 1 beta subcomplex subunit 10; amino-acid sequence: MPDDYDKAVYPEPPRQTPAVDKQTALPNPALILSKLFYYTVDLPVTTFRDTIDSIRSKNKLVYYHQKFRRVPYLTECQEGDFTCYYEADMQWRRDYKVDQEIVKVIQERMRACQQREGHSYQQNCTKEIQQFNEVTKNYLSRYGDLGAYADARKCLMKQKERMIAAQAQSA